TCTGTGAACAGGCTTTCTTCCAGGCGGCCTGGGAGACGCCGCCAGAGGCTACTGGGTCAACGCCCGAATAAAGCTAGAGAGTTCCGACAGCAGGCGGCGGCGGGGGCGGGCCCGAGTGGTTTCTGAGCCCTCGCCTGCAGCGGCGTCATCGGCCCCACTGAGTAGGCGATCTAGGGCTTCGCCGCTGGGTTTCTGGGGCCGCTCCGCCAGCAACTCGTACTGGTTTGCGGCCGTCTCCTGCCATACTTGCCAGGGTTCCGGATAGCAGCGCAGCAGCACCACGTCCTGTTGCGATCGCAAATAGTAGCTAGACTCCAGGGTATTCAAGAAGCGCTGCCGCAGCTGCCGCCCAGCATAGCCGATGCCGATGGTAGCCACATCTTCTAGCTTCGGGTTCAGCAGCACCACAAAGCTACCCGCGGCCTCATTACACAGGGCCTCGACCGTTCCCACCTCCACCGAGGAAGGTTCCACCACCAGAATCACCGCTTCTTCACTGGTGCCTTGCCCCTTGACCTCCCCCAGGCCACGAATAGTGAAGTCAGGATTGTCCCAATCGCGCTTGGCCAGGGCCGCTGCTCCGGCATCGGGAAAGAGCACCTTGAAGGATAACCCCATCTGCCGAAACACCGGGTAAAACTGCTGGGCCACAGGCATGATCTTCAATTCGGGGATGACGATCTCCACCAGAATGCGCGGCACCCCATTACTAATGGCCGCGGCGGTGGCCTCGCGGGCCTGTGCGATCGCATCCTCTAAACTGCGGGGAACTCCAGCCATGGCTTACACCTGAGACACTACCAAAGGCGCCAGCGAACGAGTCAGCACCTGTTGCAGCACCATGGCCGCCCAGTCCACATCGGCCTCGGTCGTGTGCCGCCCCAGGGTGAGGCGAATGCCGCACTTAGCTTCCCGGTCGCTGTAGCCCATTGCCTTGAGAATCGGGCTGGGACTCAGCTTACCACTGTGGCAAGCCGAACCAGCACTGATGCCAATGCCGGCCAGATTCATCTGCCGCACCAGGGTCTTACCACTGACTTGCTGGCCATCGGCCGCCGTCACACAAAAACTGACATGGTGGGGTAAGCGATTGCGGCGATCCCCGGTGGGCGCCAACCCCGGCACCCTGGCCAGGTGATCAAAGAGGCGATCCCGCAGATGAATCAACCGCAGCGTCTCCGCCGCCATCTCCTGGGCCGCCAACGCCGCCGCCACCCCAAACCCGGCCAGACTGGGTAGGGCCTGGGTGCCCGAACGCAGCCGAAACTCCTGGCCACCGCCGCCCAGCAATGGCATCAGCTCTACCCCAGGGCGCACATACAGAGCACCGGCCCCTTGGGGACCATAGATCTTATGGCTAGATAGAGACAACAAATCCACCGGCAGCCGTTGCACATCGATGGGCAACCGCCCCGCCACTTGCACCGCATCCGTATGGAAGAGGGCCCCGTGCTGCCGTACCCACTGGCCCAGGGCCTCGATCGGCTGCAGGGTGCCCACCTCGCTCTGGCCGTAGATCACCGACACCAGCACCGTATTGTCTCGTAGCGCCTGTTGCCCCTGCTCCGGATCTACCCGCCCGTCGCGATCGACAGGCAGCCAGGTCACCTGCCAACCCCGCTGCAGCAACAACCGTACCGGTTCCGCCACCGCCGAGTGCTCCACACTGGAGACCACTATGTGCTGAGGCCGAGTATAGCGATGGGCCACCCCCATGATGGCCAGGTTATCGGCCTCGGTGCCGCCAGAGGTGAAGACAATGGCGTCCATGGGCGCATTTAACAGCTGGGCCACCTGCAGCCGCGCCTGTTCTAAAATCGTAGCGGCCCGATTGCCCCACTGGTGCAGGCTAGAGGGATTGCCCCACTGACTCGTCAGCACTGATTGCATGGTGGCAATGGCCTCTGGTCGCGGCGGGGTAGTGGCACTATGGTCCAGATAAATTTGCATGGCAGTTCTCGTTAGCCAGCCCGTTAGGCCGCCCGATTCGTTGTCTCCGCTACACTGTTCATCCTATCAGCGTCTCCTGAAGCTTATCAGCGTCTCCTGAAGCTTACCTGAGAGCCCTATATCGTTGAACATCTACTGGTACTTGTTCGCATATTGACTATATTGTTGGATTAGTTTGGCCACCAATCGAGCCGTTGGGGTGCATATGCCATGTTTGCGACGGATAACACCCCTAATTTTGGGATTAGATGGCACTTTTGACAGATAATATCCCGAAAGCAGGCATTAGTCAGCAAATCTGACCTCTAATTCTTGAAAAGATAGGATTATCCGTACAGATCTGACATTAGAATTAATAGTCATGGCTACAAACAGGCAAAGAGAACCAATATGGAAGATTACCAACTCTTGATAGACCTCCATAAGGGTGCTGACCGGCAGGGACCAGGCGGTGATGCAGAGACAAGGATGGCCATCGATCTGTCTATGGTGGACAGGGCTGCACCGCTGCAAATTGCCGATATAGGCTGCGGAACGGGATCTTCCACGCTCTTGCTTGCTCAACAATTGAATGCTCAAATTACGGCAGTGGACTTCCTTCAGGATTTTCTTGAAGTGCTGGAGAGTAAAGCTGATAGAGCAGGGCTTTCTGGAAAAATATCTACCCTTTCGGGTTCGATGGATAGCTTACCCTTTAGCGAGGGGGAGTTTGACGTCATCTGGTCTGAGGGCGCAATATACAATATCGGCTTTGAAAAAGGTGTAACGGACTGGAGACGTTATCTGAAAGTTGGCGGAATATTGGTTGTTTCGGATATCACTTGGATTACAGCCTCCCGTCCGTCGGAACTCCAGACATATTGGCAGGGCGAATATCCCGAAATAGATGTGGCCTCTGCAAAGATTGGCCTGTTGGAGAAGAAGGGCTATGCTCCGATTGGCTATTTTGTTTTACCGGAGTATTGTTGGCTAGATAATTATTATCGGCCTATGCAGAATAGCTTTAAGAGTTTTCTTAACCGGAATGGCAACAGTGAAGAAGCACAAGCAATCGTTGAAGCGGGAAATCGAGAAATTGAACTGTATGAGAAATATAAAACTCACTACAGCTACGGTGTATATATTGCAAAAAAGCTAGATTAGCGAACGCCATGACGTTAAGAATGAATTGCTGTGTTGATGTCACGTTCTCTGAGCATGGTTCACGGCTTCCATGGCGAGTCGCCCCATGGCATTGCGATCGAACTCCAAGACCCAGACGACACCATCCGAGGATTCATTGATGTACTAGTTGTGCAAGAACGTCTCTGGATTTTGACGGTTGAGTCTAAACGAACCAGTATTTCTATCCCTGCGGCTTTGCCACAACTCCTGGCCTAGTAACCTCTGCCCACTCGGGAAGTACCCGCAGGGGTAATAGTAAAACCCGGAAAGCTTGGATAGCGTTGAGGCGTTGGGAACCAATCGCCGCACCTATCCATTATCAAGGGGAAGCCAGCCATGCCCTACAAGCTTATCAAAGGTCAGTTCCACATCTTCTATCCAGACATCCCTCGACAAGGCCCAGAACCAGACGGCGATACCCTCAAATTTCAGCCGGATAATCCGGGATTGGTAGAACAGCTACACCACGAAAATCCAGGTACGGCTGCCCCAGACTTTAATAGCCGGGGTATGATCAATCTGCGGTTTGAAGGGATTGATGCCCTGGAGACCCACTTTCGAGGTACCCACCAAAACTTGAAGTGGGCGCTCGCGGCTCGCGATGCCGTTCTCCAGGCTGCTGGGTTTGGCGCAGTGAAATTTTGGGATGATTTGCCCTACAAAGTCCAATCCGTCGACCACCATCCCCGTCCTGGATATATTTTGGCAAATACCCTGGATGGCCATGGTCGTATCATTGCCTTTGCCTATGCGGGCACGACATCACTAATGGATGGAGCCGAAAATTGGCTGGATATCCCGACATTAGAAACCAGCATTAATGCCAAGCTAATTGTCTCTGGTCTAGTCTATCCAGCGTTCTATACGACGCTGCCAATAGAGTTGCAGGAAACCCTGGCCGACTCTACCCGACAGGCAAGGGGGCAGCAGCTCGGCCTATGGCCGACGGCAACTGCTACTCCGACTATGTCAGCAACCATCACGGATCTGGCCATGTTAGAAGAACTGGTGATTTGGCCGAAACTATTTCGTCGGCTGGCCAGCTACTTCTCTGCCGGCAACACCACATTGGCTAACTTTGATGACTGGTTGAGGGCAGATGTGAAAGACCGAGATGATCGGGTGCTGTTGCCCAACCGAGAGCTAGGAAACATGCATGACCTAATTGCCATCGACGGCAATCGGCTCACCATGGTTTACTCACCCGAAGACATCATTATTCTGCCGGATGAGTCATCAGGCGGTGTCTCCCCGGTTACTCATCCAGCACCTCGGAAAGCTGGAGTAGTGCGCATCATTGCGGCTCTGGTTAATCCTATTGGGCCAGAGAAGGGCAACGAAACTGTCACGTTGATTAATACATCTGCTGCCGCGATCTCGTTAGGCGGCTGGGCCATTAAAGACCGGCAGGCTAGAACCGGAGAGCAGTTGACCGGCAGTCTGGCGCCAGGGGCAGTGCGGCAGGTGCGGCTCTCTTCTCAGATTCGCTTGGGTAATTCAGGGGATACGATTACCCTAGTTGATGAAACCGATCAGATCATTGATCAGGTTTCCTACGACCAGAAAGCGGGGAAACAGCAAGGCATAACGCTAATTTTCTAAGCATTACAGAGGAATGATTATGCCTCTACATCGGTCACTCCCTAGGTGTAAGTTGACACTACTATGGGCTGTTTTTGCCTGTGCTCTAGTCTCGGGGATCAATCCTGCATCGGTTTATGGACAAGTGCCCTCTACTGAAGAACAGCAGTGGCAGGCAGACCAATTGTTGGAGGAAGGATGGCAAGCCCTTCGGGAGCTTGAGGGAGATCCGTTGCCATCCTTGCAGGACGCTCTGGCCATTTATCAAGACATCGGCGATCGCGCTGGAGAAAGCCGAACGCTAAATACTTTAGGTTACCTGTATGATTTGAGGGGCCAGCCTCGACAGGCGTTTGAGCATTATCAGCGAGCCTTGACCATTGCATCTGAAATTGAAAACCGAACCGAACAGAGCAGAGCCCTACAAGGTTTGGGGGACATCTGTCAGACTTGGGGCGGAAATGTAGGCTTATTTTGTGCTGTTAATTCAGAGAGAGAACGACAAGCACTTGAGTTCTATCAGCAAGCTTTAGCCATTGCAAGAGAAGCCGGTGATTTGACTCAACAGGCCAATGCCCTTGGGAAATTAGGGTATATCTACGAAAAGCTAGAGCAATATGAACACGCGGTTGAATCCTATGAGCAGCAACTTGCGATTTATCGACAAATAGAAGTTCATCCCTGGAATTTAAGTTTTCTCCTACGCACGCTAGGACATCTTTATTCGGGTTTAGGGCGAGATGCAGAAGCGATTGACATCTACGCTGAGTTTGTTCAGATTATGGAAAGATTCCGAGCAAACCTGCAAGAGTTGCCTGCCGCTGAACAGCAAGAATTCACTCAAGAGTTTGTTACATCGACTTATCAGGCATATGCTAATCTCTTGCGTCAGCAAGGGCGAAAGCAAGCAGCCCAGCAAATATTAGAGCTGCTGAAAGTTCCACAGTAGGCTACCTTGGGGTAAGGCCACAAAGGGTAGTAGAATTTCTCGCTCTCTGCGTAGTCTAGTAGGTGTACGAGACGAGACGCTCCCATGCAGTGGCAACGGCAAGCCTTCACCATCTGCCCAATCCTTCGCTTGCCAGGTTCAGCACACCGAAACCAGGGCCACATCACTAGAATTTCAGCGAGGAGATGTGGTGATGTTCAGTCAATTCAAGATGAAACCGGATAAATCGCAGTCTGAGCTAGCAACGGTCATTAGCCAGATGATGCCCGGAGTGCTGCAGATGATTCCGGGTTTGCAGTGGGCGGCGATGTGCCCGAGCACTGACGCATCCACGATCGCTTCACTTGCTCGCTGGAATAGCCGCGACGATTTCGAGTCCCTTGGTCAGAAGCCCGGTTTTGATCAGGAAACTAGTTACTGGCAGGATTACGCGAACAACGAACACGGTTTGTATGATGTTGTCCAGGTCATTCGTTAAAACTCAATCATGACCAGGACAGCCCCCTCCTCTCAACCCAGTCCCGATTCTTTTGTCATCAAGGCAACGCTATTGCTGGCAAGCACTCTAACAGTGATGTCAGGAGCAACCATCGCCCCCTCGCTGCCTGCAATGCAGGAACATTTTTCAGCAGTCGCCAACTCCGAGTTTTGGGTGCGACTGGTGCTCACCATTCCGGCCCTGTTCATCGTGATTGGCTCTCCCATTGCCGGACAAATAGTGGACAAGATTGGCCGCAAGCCTCTGCTCTTGGGCGCTGCTGTTCTTTACGGTCTGGCCGGCGGATCGGGGTTTGTGCTGGACTCGATTGTTGCGATTTTGGCGGGGCGGGCGCTGCTCGGGCTGGCGGTAGCGGGCGTCATGGTGAGTGCCACGACCCTTATCGCTGATTATTACAGAGGAGATGCCCGCGCCAATTTCATGGGATTGCAGGCCGCTTTCATGGGGTTTGGCGGTGTCCTGTTTTTATCAGTCGGTGGTTTCATCGCCGATTTGAACTGGCGCTTGCCGTTTTTGATTTATCTTTTCTCCTGGCTGTTGCTGCCGACAATTTTGCTAGTGCTATACGAACCGTCTCGTCCAGTGACTGATGCCAGCGTTGCAGTAGGCATTCCTCAACAACCGTTGCCAATCAAGCTGTTAATACTCATCTATGGTTCCGTATTGCTTCAGCAGATTGCCTTTTATCTGATTCCGGTGCAACTCCCGTTTCATCTGCGGCAGGTGGCTGGCGTGGGCGCTTCACAGACTGGAATCGCGATCGCCTGTGCCACACTCTTCAGCGCGCTGACGTCTATGCGCTACGGCAAGGTCAAGCGGCAATTGAGTTTTATTAGTATTTTGGCGATCGCCTTTGGGCTGATGGGTCTCGGCTATATCGGCCTGGGACTGGTGAGCAACTACTGGCTGGTGCTGTTGATTTTGGTGCCTGCTGGCATGGGCTTGGGGTTGATGATGCCTAACCTGAATGTCTGGGTCTCAAACGAAGTCTCAGATACGATGCGGGGACGAGCGCTGGGTGGATTAACAACGTTTATGTTTCTGGGGCAGTTTCTCTCACCCATTGCTTCTCAGCCCTTTCGGCAAAATCTCGGTATGACTACTACCTACGGATTAACAGGGGTACTGCTGTTGACCTTAGGGATACTCATTGGGATCTTTCGGAAGCAAATTTGCTATCTCGTAAAGAGTACCGTGGGTACCGAAAGATGAGCATTATCTTGGGTTAGCAGCCCAACCTATCCAAAGTTTGGCATCCCGCTTTAGCCATCTCCCAAAATCTCGCAGATTAGTAGCTGAGTAGCTGAGCTTGAAGCGTTAGTCCCCAAAGAGAAAGCATGGGGAGGCAAGCGGACTCAATGGGTGGAGAGATTGGAACAGGGCAGTGATGCTATGAGAGCATGCCTGCCTTGATGTTCCTGCTTAGCAACACCCTCCACCCCCGTAGTGCCAGGTCGACTCGGTGATGAGCACATCGCCAGGGAATTGCCGGGCCAACGCCTGGGCCGTTTTATCGCACACTGCTAAGGGGAGTCCCTGTTGCAGCAGGTGGCCGGCGTCATCATCGAGAAATGGTTCTGGGCCAGCGTAAATGGCTGTTTTGCCGGTGAAGATACAGGCCCCGTCCTCGGGAATCGGGACTTTGAATGAAACCGTGTCTAGACTTTCGAGCACCAGGGGCTGATCGAGAGCATAGGTCTGGGCATCTAGCAGACGATAGGGACGCCGGGCGCGGACTTCGATCTGGCCGAAGCCAATGCCAACCAAGGAGTGAATATACTCGCGATAGGTCAGGGCGCCAGAGAGACAGAGCGCCCGCAATCGTTCATCCTGCTGCAGATGGGGCGGAATCGGACGGGTAGCGATTGGATCGCTCATGATTAATCGCCCGCCGGGTTTTAACACTCGATACGCCTCCGATAGGGCGCGATGTAAATCATCGGGTTCGAAAATATTGAATAGGCAATTTTGGGCCACCACATCGACGGCGGCATCCGGCACCGGCAGGGCCAAGGCATCCCCTGCCAGCACAGAGATGAAATCAGGGCTAAACCAGGGGTTCCCAGCCGCGGCCAACTGTAAATTGCGGACAGCTGCCCGGCGCATCTCCGGCACCGGATCCACGGCAATCACCCCGCCGGGATGACGACAAAAATAGGCAAACTGCAGGGCCTCTAGGCCACCGCCCACGCCAATATAAAGCACTGTGGGAGACCCGGCCAACTCGGTGGGATGAACCGTGGAACCGCAGCCATAGTTCATCTGCTGCATGATCTCCGGAATGGTCAATTCTGGCCATTGCAGCGGTGGACTGCTGAGACAACACAGGCCCACCTGCGGGGTGTCTGCCGCAGCAGCATACACTTGAGCAGTTGTCTCTAAATAACTCATCGATAGGGAAAACTCGCGACAATGGAGGGTTATTGGCGATTGAGGGACCAGTCGTAGTCGAGGTAGTCGAGGGTGTAGTCGCCCTGCAGCAGGTAAGCCCGCTGCTCGGGGCTGACATACTGGCTGATGAAATTCAACGTGGCTCGCTGTTTACCATTGCCGGTAAACCCTGATTCCACTGCATAGCGCGGTTGCCAGTCTTCACCAAACCAGTCAAAGATGGCGGAAATGGCCACACGGTTGGCGTCGCGATCGATCTGCAGGCCATGGGGACTCGCTAACCAACGGCGCACTTGATCCTCGAGTTGTTGGTCTAGGCGTGCCCCGGTATAGGGGGCTTGGCGCAGGGGTGGGCAGCTCTGGGCGGCACACACTAACGCCGCGTGGATGCGGGGTTCTGAGAACTCTTGGCGTAAGATGTCGTGTTCGATCGCATCTAGGGTCAGGGACTGGCCTGCGACGGTGTGGCGTTTGATTTTCCAAACACCAAAGATGTCTTTGATGCTGTCTTTGAGGGGATCTTCATTGATGATGGACTGCAAGGTAATAGCGTTGTAGGCATTGATCAGGAAAGCGATTTGATCGGCATCGCTCCAGGCGGCATAGGTGTCGGGAGCCACAGCGCCGAGGCGGTCGATAAATTGGGTTAAGGGTTGGGGATTGGCTTGCAAGG
This portion of the Halomicronema hongdechloris C2206 genome encodes:
- a CDS encoding DUF1995 family protein, encoding MAGVPRSLEDAIAQAREATAAAISNGVPRILVEIVIPELKIMPVAQQFYPVFRQMGLSFKVLFPDAGAAALAKRDWDNPDFTIRGLGEVKGQGTSEEAVILVVEPSSVEVGTVEALCNEAAGSFVVLLNPKLEDVATIGIGYAGRQLRQRFLNTLESSYYLRSQQDVVLLRCYPEPWQVWQETAANQYELLAERPQKPSGEALDRLLSGADDAAAGEGSETTRARPRRRLLSELSSFIRALTQ
- the arsM gene encoding arsenosugar biosynthesis arsenite methyltransferase ArsM gives rise to the protein MSYLETTAQVYAAAADTPQVGLCCLSSPPLQWPELTIPEIMQQMNYGCGSTVHPTELAGSPTVLYIGVGGGLEALQFAYFCRHPGGVIAVDPVPEMRRAAVRNLQLAAAGNPWFSPDFISVLAGDALALPVPDAAVDVVAQNCLFNIFEPDDLHRALSEAYRVLKPGGRLIMSDPIATRPIPPHLQQDERLRALCLSGALTYREYIHSLVGIGFGQIEVRARRPYRLLDAQTYALDQPLVLESLDTVSFKVPIPEDGACIFTGKTAIYAGPEPFLDDDAGHLLQQGLPLAVCDKTAQALARQFPGDVLITESTWHYGGGGCC
- a CDS encoding tetratricopeptide repeat protein → MTLLWAVFACALVSGINPASVYGQVPSTEEQQWQADQLLEEGWQALRELEGDPLPSLQDALAIYQDIGDRAGESRTLNTLGYLYDLRGQPRQAFEHYQRALTIASEIENRTEQSRALQGLGDICQTWGGNVGLFCAVNSERERQALEFYQQALAIAREAGDLTQQANALGKLGYIYEKLEQYEHAVESYEQQLAIYRQIEVHPWNLSFLLRTLGHLYSGLGRDAEAIDIYAEFVQIMERFRANLQELPAAEQQEFTQEFVTSTYQAYANLLRQQGRKQAAQQILELLKVPQ
- a CDS encoding class I SAM-dependent methyltransferase, whose translation is MEDYQLLIDLHKGADRQGPGGDAETRMAIDLSMVDRAAPLQIADIGCGTGSSTLLLAQQLNAQITAVDFLQDFLEVLESKADRAGLSGKISTLSGSMDSLPFSEGEFDVIWSEGAIYNIGFEKGVTDWRRYLKVGGILVVSDITWITASRPSELQTYWQGEYPEIDVASAKIGLLEKKGYAPIGYFVLPEYCWLDNYYRPMQNSFKSFLNRNGNSEEAQAIVEAGNREIELYEKYKTHYSYGVYIAKKLD
- a CDS encoding cysteine desulfurase family protein, whose amino-acid sequence is MQIYLDHSATTPPRPEAIATMQSVLTSQWGNPSSLHQWGNRAATILEQARLQVAQLLNAPMDAIVFTSGGTEADNLAIMGVAHRYTRPQHIVVSSVEHSAVAEPVRLLLQRGWQVTWLPVDRDGRVDPEQGQQALRDNTVLVSVIYGQSEVGTLQPIEALGQWVRQHGALFHTDAVQVAGRLPIDVQRLPVDLLSLSSHKIYGPQGAGALYVRPGVELMPLLGGGGQEFRLRSGTQALPSLAGFGVAAALAAQEMAAETLRLIHLRDRLFDHLARVPGLAPTGDRRNRLPHHVSFCVTAADGQQVSGKTLVRQMNLAGIGISAGSACHSGKLSPSPILKAMGYSDREAKCGIRLTLGRHTTEADVDWAAMVLQQVLTRSLAPLVVSQV
- a CDS encoding lamin tail domain-containing protein, with protein sequence MPYKLIKGQFHIFYPDIPRQGPEPDGDTLKFQPDNPGLVEQLHHENPGTAAPDFNSRGMINLRFEGIDALETHFRGTHQNLKWALAARDAVLQAAGFGAVKFWDDLPYKVQSVDHHPRPGYILANTLDGHGRIIAFAYAGTTSLMDGAENWLDIPTLETSINAKLIVSGLVYPAFYTTLPIELQETLADSTRQARGQQLGLWPTATATPTMSATITDLAMLEELVIWPKLFRRLASYFSAGNTTLANFDDWLRADVKDRDDRVLLPNRELGNMHDLIAIDGNRLTMVYSPEDIIILPDESSGGVSPVTHPAPRKAGVVRIIAALVNPIGPEKGNETVTLINTSAAAISLGGWAIKDRQARTGEQLTGSLAPGAVRQVRLSSQIRLGNSGDTITLVDETDQIIDQVSYDQKAGKQQGITLIF
- a CDS encoding MFS transporter, with amino-acid sequence MTRTAPSSQPSPDSFVIKATLLLASTLTVMSGATIAPSLPAMQEHFSAVANSEFWVRLVLTIPALFIVIGSPIAGQIVDKIGRKPLLLGAAVLYGLAGGSGFVLDSIVAILAGRALLGLAVAGVMVSATTLIADYYRGDARANFMGLQAAFMGFGGVLFLSVGGFIADLNWRLPFLIYLFSWLLLPTILLVLYEPSRPVTDASVAVGIPQQPLPIKLLILIYGSVLLQQIAFYLIPVQLPFHLRQVAGVGASQTGIAIACATLFSALTSMRYGKVKRQLSFISILAIAFGLMGLGYIGLGLVSNYWLVLLILVPAGMGLGLMMPNLNVWVSNEVSDTMRGRALGGLTTFMFLGQFLSPIASQPFRQNLGMTTTYGLTGVLLLTLGILIGIFRKQICYLVKSTVGTER